A portion of the Limosilactobacillus reuteri genome contains these proteins:
- a CDS encoding glucosamine-6-phosphate deaminase, whose protein sequence is MKILVTKNKEVASQNAFELLQTDIINGAQVLGLATGSSPLGLYQEMTSSSVDYSNLISINLDEYVGLKPTDPQSYHYFMEHHLFTQKPFAKSFIPNGSNLNTAEVINHYNQILATYPIDTQILGIGNNGHIGFNEPGTPFDSQTHKVKLTPATINANARFFTSSKDVPTEAYTMGIGSILQAKHIILLAFGEQKADAINKMVNGKITTAVPASALQQHPNVTVILDKQAASNLA, encoded by the coding sequence ATGAAAATTCTTGTAACGAAAAATAAAGAAGTAGCAAGCCAAAACGCCTTTGAACTTCTCCAAACAGATATTATTAATGGTGCCCAGGTGCTTGGCCTCGCAACAGGTAGTTCTCCCCTAGGTCTTTATCAAGAGATGACTAGTAGTTCAGTTGATTATTCCAACCTTATTTCGATTAACCTTGATGAATATGTCGGTCTTAAACCAACTGATCCGCAAAGTTATCATTACTTTATGGAGCATCATCTTTTCACGCAAAAACCATTTGCCAAAAGTTTTATTCCAAATGGCAGTAACCTGAATACTGCTGAAGTAATTAATCACTATAATCAGATTTTGGCTACTTATCCTATTGATACGCAAATTTTAGGAATCGGCAATAATGGTCATATCGGTTTTAATGAGCCCGGAACCCCTTTTGATAGCCAAACCCATAAAGTAAAGTTAACCCCTGCTACTATTAATGCCAACGCACGCTTCTTTACTTCAAGCAAGGACGTACCAACGGAAGCCTATACAATGGGAATCGGTTCAATCTTGCAAGCAAAACATATCATCTTACTCGCATTTGGTGAGCAAAAAGCAGACGCAATCAACAAAATGGTCAACGGTAAAATCACGACCGCTGTTCCGGCATCAGCCCTCCAACAGCATCCAAACGTAACAGTGATTCTTGATAAACAAGCAGCAAGCAACCTAGCTTAA
- a CDS encoding IS30 family transposase, whose protein sequence is MSTTILSFQNRVVIETLHNEGRSLRYIANYLGFSKTTIFNELHRLNSGYQAELAQTDFERKVSQRGRKSSLTKSLKHLIEEKIQVQKWSPEQVAHVVGIAYKTVYNWIDQGWLDVQLPDLPDHGIRRHRAKEKRGTFSHGRSIEERPHKVETRQEFGHFEADTVLSGKRKGQAVATFVERKSRLTIVKRLHGRDSQSMTQAVLELASQLQDKLKTLTVDHGKEFANYQAIEQLTGTQVYFAHAYSPHERGSNENRNRVLRRFIPKGQAIEELSDRQLVQINWYLNSRPLKCLNWHTPIEIFLINLRH, encoded by the coding sequence ATGAGCACCACTATTTTATCATTCCAGAACCGTGTTGTCATTGAAACGCTTCATAATGAAGGACGTTCCTTGCGATACATCGCTAACTACTTAGGCTTTAGTAAGACCACCATCTTTAACGAACTTCACCGGCTAAATAGTGGGTATCAAGCTGAACTAGCGCAAACTGACTTTGAACGCAAGGTTAGTCAACGGGGGCGGAAGTCTTCACTCACTAAAAGCCTTAAGCACTTGATTGAGGAAAAGATTCAAGTCCAGAAGTGGTCCCCTGAACAAGTTGCCCATGTAGTTGGGATTGCCTACAAGACGGTCTATAACTGGATTGATCAAGGATGGCTTGATGTACAGTTACCCGATTTGCCTGATCATGGAATTCGTCGTCATCGTGCTAAAGAAAAGCGTGGTACGTTCAGTCACGGCCGCTCCATTGAGGAGCGTCCTCATAAAGTCGAAACTCGCCAAGAATTCGGCCACTTTGAAGCTGATACCGTACTTTCTGGCAAACGTAAAGGTCAAGCTGTGGCGACTTTTGTGGAGCGTAAGAGTCGCCTGACAATTGTTAAACGGCTCCATGGTCGCGACAGTCAGTCCATGACTCAAGCCGTACTTGAACTAGCTAGTCAACTTCAAGACAAGCTCAAGACGCTTACCGTGGATCATGGGAAAGAGTTCGCTAACTATCAGGCAATTGAACAGCTAACGGGTACTCAGGTTTACTTTGCCCATGCCTATTCACCGCACGAACGCGGTAGTAATGAGAACCGTAATCGAGTTTTGCGACGGTTTATTCCCAAGGGACAAGCCATTGAAGAGCTGAGCGATCGCCAGCTGGTTCAAATCAATTGGTATCTGAATTCCCGACCACTTAAATGTCTTAACTGGCACACACCAATCGAGATCTTCTTGATTAATCTACGTCACTAA
- a CDS encoding helix-turn-helix domain-containing protein: protein MAENIINILKTNNMTVAFVAQESGLDVAQVNETLKRPVATWSIQILNALADALGERPGELLDRIQDFDFHLHTDDDQLTIQHVQFQTPSSYQQVRFAVESNVLEGWEPTATDVRQLKESAENPDDEILMEIEQLFGDEDD, encoded by the coding sequence ATGGCAGAAAACATCATCAATATTTTAAAAACCAATAATATGACAGTCGCATTTGTTGCTCAAGAAAGCGGCCTTGACGTTGCGCAGGTTAACGAAACACTTAAACGCCCAGTTGCAACCTGGTCAATTCAGATTCTTAATGCACTTGCAGATGCTTTAGGAGAGCGTCCAGGAGAATTATTAGATCGGATTCAAGACTTTGATTTTCACCTCCATACTGACGATGATCAATTAACGATTCAGCACGTGCAGTTCCAAACACCTTCTTCTTATCAACAAGTTCGGTTTGCTGTTGAAAGTAATGTTTTGGAGGGATGGGAGCCTACAGCAACAGATGTAAGGCAACTAAAAGAGAGCGCTGAAAATCCAGATGATGAAATTTTAATGGAAATTGAGCAATTATTTGGTGATGAAGATGACTGA
- a CDS encoding bifunctional metallophosphatase/5'-nucleotidase — protein MYIYRGVFYAGNLDAAEESFKNANPTGTSIRVEAGDMVGASPANSALLQDESTMHALDAMHFEIGTLGNHEFDEGLAEYMRIVNGGEPTKQYNEAEMAYPHVKTGINIITANVVNKSDGQIPFGMQPYLIKEIHTSDGKVARIGFIGIETTSLPILTLYDNYKDYDVLDEAETIAKYDQILRKKGVNAIVVLAHTGVSTDKNGSTKGNAVDIIKKLYQIDPDNSVDLYVAGHSHQYANATVGSVKLVQAIYTGKAYDDIIGYIDPTTNDFAPNSLVSHVFPVLSEKDAPNIKTDANVTAIVEDANNLVAPIINKKIGEAATTGDILGRLHNTPTRENAVGELVVDGQLYAAHKVGLPADFAMTNTGGVRADLHVNPDRSITWGSAQAVQPFGNILRVVEMTGAQIVEALNQQYDEDQAYYLQISGLHYTYTDQNDPNQPYKVVQVYDQHNQPLDMNKTYNVVINDFLAGGGDGFSAFKGTKVIRIVGQDTDAFIDYITDMTNDGKPITAPTMNRKIYLTAEQLAKSDADTQSQTGTNQHTQNDANSQTEGNQLQEVPSQSVSPTITLPTTAGQPAETVTLHAQPKQQTVAANNQLINLTPTSINGQKQKAADQQAALPQTGNDEDLALLLLGSSLMAATGLTIIDRKRKHA, from the coding sequence TTGTATATTTATAGAGGAGTTTTTTATGCTGGTAACCTTGATGCGGCAGAGGAAAGTTTTAAGAACGCTAATCCGACAGGAACCTCAATTCGGGTAGAAGCCGGAGATATGGTTGGGGCTTCTCCAGCAAATTCTGCTCTTCTCCAAGACGAATCAACCATGCATGCTTTAGACGCAATGCATTTTGAAATAGGAACTTTGGGAAACCATGAGTTCGATGAAGGTTTAGCTGAGTATATGCGGATTGTTAATGGTGGTGAACCTACTAAACAATATAATGAAGCTGAGATGGCCTATCCTCATGTGAAAACAGGGATTAATATCATTACTGCCAATGTTGTAAATAAATCTGATGGTCAAATCCCATTTGGAATGCAACCATACTTGATTAAAGAAATTCATACTAGCGATGGTAAAGTTGCTCGGATTGGCTTTATTGGGATTGAAACTACTTCCCTACCAATTTTAACCTTATACGATAATTACAAAGATTATGATGTTTTAGACGAGGCTGAAACAATTGCAAAATATGATCAAATTTTACGTAAAAAGGGTGTTAATGCAATTGTAGTTCTTGCCCATACAGGGGTTTCAACGGATAAAAATGGCAGCACTAAAGGTAATGCTGTTGATATCATTAAGAAGCTTTACCAAATTGACCCTGATAATTCTGTCGACCTTTATGTTGCTGGTCACTCCCACCAATATGCTAATGCTACTGTTGGTAGTGTAAAATTAGTGCAAGCCATTTACACAGGTAAGGCTTACGATGATATTATCGGTTACATCGATCCAACAACTAATGATTTCGCACCGAATAGTCTCGTTTCGCATGTCTTTCCTGTATTATCAGAAAAGGATGCGCCTAATATCAAAACAGATGCAAATGTTACAGCAATTGTTGAAGATGCTAACAATCTAGTAGCACCAATTATTAATAAGAAAATAGGGGAAGCTGCTACCACAGGCGATATTCTTGGACGACTACATAATACCCCTACTCGTGAAAATGCCGTTGGTGAATTAGTTGTCGATGGTCAATTATATGCCGCTCATAAGGTGGGCTTACCAGCTGATTTTGCGATGACTAATACAGGCGGCGTTCGTGCAGACCTGCATGTTAATCCTGATCGTTCCATTACATGGGGAAGTGCCCAAGCGGTTCAACCATTTGGTAATATTTTACGGGTAGTTGAAATGACAGGGGCACAAATCGTTGAAGCCTTGAATCAACAATATGACGAAGATCAAGCTTATTACTTACAGATTTCCGGGCTTCATTATACTTATACTGATCAAAATGATCCTAACCAACCATATAAGGTCGTTCAAGTTTATGACCAACATAATCAACCGCTTGATATGAATAAGACTTATAATGTTGTTATTAATGACTTTTTAGCAGGTGGCGGAGATGGCTTTTCTGCATTTAAGGGCACCAAAGTTATCAGGATTGTTGGTCAAGATACAGACGCGTTTATTGACTATATTACTGATATGACTAATGATGGTAAACCAATTACCGCACCAACAATGAACCGTAAGATTTACTTGACTGCTGAACAATTAGCGAAGTCAGACGCAGACACACAGTCACAAACAGGAACTAATCAGCACACTCAAAATGATGCTAATTCCCAGACTGAAGGAAATCAGCTTCAAGAGGTTCCAAGCCAATCAGTATCTCCAACAATAACCTTGCCAACAACAGCTGGTCAACCAGCCGAAACTGTTACATTGCATGCTCAACCTAAGCAACAAACCGTAGCTGCTAATAATCAATTAATTAATTTGACACCTACATCAATTAATGGCCAAAAACAAAAAGCAGCTGACCAGCAAGCAGCTTTACCACAAACTGGTAACGATGAAGATCTTGCATTACTTCTTCTCGGAAGTTCATTAATGGCAGCAACCGGATTGACAATTATTGATCGCAAGCGTAAACATGCTTAA
- a CDS encoding SMC family ATPase, whose product MRPLTIELHYFGPYEHQVIDFTQFTERSLFLVAGNTGAGKTTIFDAMCYALFGQTTNDRDRSAAALRSDFAPADQETMVKFTFEHQDLKYQIMRRPKQVLKGRRGNLVEHNQAVDLIYPLESDHPHEITKIKEADTFITDLLNLTRDQFKQIVLLPQGKFRQFLDSDSNTKEALLRDLFNTSRYEQWAAQLKNDLREQKKSLTTQETKLQSLKETVTEINAQLTTKEWLAEAKNYLSRLKANLERLGDDEQQQQKKVDQLDAQLHTEQELKKNIEELAELIKAGETLQAQAEKIRETKQQVKILEWYQEHQTEYQRWKDGEKRLQKLTADSNILHEDLRNLQKQQQTIETELQQTSKQQEEIDQLQTEVADLTNKLPLFDDRDKLKSTVDELQTNLKQQEKQQAASQKKLQDAQQQLTVIANNLKEHENLGEVQVQLAKKEGLQEKLTTARKDLKQLETKLLSEKENCAKLEQKQGDAEKLVQKSQGELDDLNDRFARHQIAILAQKLKPATPCPICGSLDHPHPASLADDELVTETQVKAATVKVQQNRSTLDHLKEQVRQSVAQIANLTTEVETKQANLAELLGDNELPSDWEGQIENHAQKLAEMKTDLDRIEQQVKEWRQEEEELQQESKFSQEELDKIDESVNRCKQDLIAKQTILKEKAASLPAKFPTKEAADKQIQTDQLKIKAFNNQLELLKQQRQENAEKLAGTNSRIAQTKEELATQTTQQDNLHQYLVNLLAQYDVQLKWDFWQEASEQVATLSSLREQVTTFENQVQDNQSQQERLTKAINNHSMPDIASTQTKLNAERGQLRQCQQEIGQLTAQYKQLEETDQKIIKAVEKTGKLDQEINELQTLTDVVTGNTENHVSLERYVLQAYFQDVLVAANVQLDRLTNGRYQFELATESHGAGAKWSGLEVNVYDDNAGRTRSARTLSGGESFMASLALALALCQIVQEQSGGIKIDALFIDEGFGSLDQQALEDALHSLQELEGHRMIGIISHITELEEQIPDQLIVRSRNGRSYVAYQHEI is encoded by the coding sequence ATGCGTCCATTAACGATTGAACTACATTACTTTGGGCCGTATGAGCATCAAGTGATTGACTTTACGCAGTTCACAGAGCGTTCCTTATTTCTGGTAGCAGGGAATACTGGTGCAGGGAAAACCACGATTTTTGATGCAATGTGTTATGCGCTTTTTGGTCAAACAACCAATGATCGTGATCGGTCGGCTGCTGCTTTACGTTCTGATTTCGCACCAGCTGATCAAGAAACAATGGTGAAGTTTACCTTTGAACACCAAGACCTTAAATATCAAATTATGCGTCGTCCTAAACAGGTTTTAAAGGGACGCCGCGGTAATTTAGTTGAACATAATCAAGCCGTTGATCTTATTTACCCGCTTGAAAGCGATCATCCCCATGAAATTACTAAAATCAAGGAAGCAGACACGTTTATTACTGACCTGCTCAACCTGACCCGCGATCAATTTAAGCAGATTGTTCTTCTCCCTCAAGGAAAGTTTCGGCAGTTTCTTGATTCAGATAGCAATACGAAGGAAGCTCTTCTACGGGACCTCTTTAATACGTCCCGTTATGAGCAGTGGGCAGCGCAGCTAAAAAATGATTTGCGTGAACAGAAGAAGTCATTGACGACCCAAGAAACAAAACTTCAATCATTAAAGGAAACAGTAACCGAGATTAATGCGCAATTAACAACTAAAGAATGGTTAGCGGAAGCAAAAAATTACTTATCCCGACTAAAGGCTAATCTTGAACGTTTGGGCGATGATGAGCAGCAACAGCAAAAGAAAGTTGATCAGCTTGATGCTCAACTTCATACTGAGCAAGAGTTGAAGAAGAATATTGAGGAGTTGGCTGAACTTATCAAGGCTGGAGAAACACTGCAAGCTCAAGCGGAAAAGATCCGCGAAACAAAGCAGCAAGTAAAAATCCTTGAATGGTACCAAGAACACCAGACAGAATATCAACGGTGGAAAGATGGCGAAAAGCGTCTCCAAAAATTAACAGCAGACAGTAATATTCTCCATGAGGACCTGCGTAATCTTCAAAAGCAACAGCAAACAATTGAAACTGAACTACAACAAACGAGCAAGCAGCAAGAAGAGATTGATCAGCTTCAAACAGAGGTCGCCGACTTGACGAATAAACTCCCATTATTCGATGATCGAGATAAGCTAAAATCAACTGTCGATGAACTACAAACAAACTTAAAGCAGCAGGAAAAACAGCAAGCTGCTTCCCAGAAGAAGTTGCAAGACGCTCAACAGCAATTGACGGTTATTGCTAATAATTTAAAAGAGCATGAAAACTTAGGTGAAGTCCAAGTTCAACTAGCAAAGAAGGAAGGGCTTCAGGAAAAATTAACGACTGCTAGAAAAGATTTAAAGCAATTAGAAACAAAACTTTTATCTGAAAAGGAAAATTGCGCGAAATTGGAGCAAAAGCAGGGGGATGCTGAAAAACTCGTTCAAAAATCGCAAGGTGAGTTGGATGACTTAAATGATCGCTTTGCCCGTCACCAAATTGCCATCCTTGCCCAAAAATTAAAGCCAGCCACCCCTTGTCCAATTTGTGGATCGCTTGACCATCCCCATCCAGCAAGCTTAGCAGATGATGAATTGGTAACGGAAACACAAGTTAAAGCGGCAACCGTTAAAGTTCAACAAAACCGTAGTACGCTTGACCACTTAAAAGAGCAAGTTCGCCAAAGCGTTGCCCAAATTGCTAACTTAACGACAGAGGTAGAAACCAAGCAGGCAAATTTAGCTGAACTGTTAGGGGATAATGAATTACCGAGTGATTGGGAAGGACAAATCGAAAATCACGCTCAAAAACTAGCAGAAATGAAGACTGACCTCGATAGAATAGAACAACAGGTTAAAGAATGGCGCCAAGAAGAGGAAGAATTGCAACAAGAATCCAAGTTCTCTCAAGAAGAATTAGATAAAATAGACGAAAGTGTGAACCGCTGCAAACAGGATTTAATCGCCAAGCAGACTATTCTGAAAGAAAAAGCAGCTTCTTTACCAGCAAAATTTCCTACTAAAGAAGCTGCTGACAAGCAAATTCAAACTGATCAACTAAAGATCAAAGCCTTTAATAACCAGCTTGAATTATTGAAACAGCAACGACAAGAAAATGCTGAAAAATTAGCAGGGACAAATAGTCGGATCGCTCAGACTAAAGAAGAACTTGCCACCCAAACGACGCAACAGGATAACTTACACCAATATCTTGTGAACCTTTTAGCACAATATGATGTCCAGCTTAAATGGGATTTCTGGCAAGAAGCTAGTGAACAAGTGGCAACATTGTCATCTTTACGTGAACAGGTAACGACCTTTGAGAATCAAGTCCAGGATAATCAGTCCCAACAAGAGCGGTTGACTAAGGCCATCAATAATCATTCGATGCCAGATATTGCGTCAACGCAGACAAAGCTTAATGCTGAGCGTGGACAACTTCGGCAATGTCAGCAAGAAATTGGTCAGTTAACTGCTCAGTATAAGCAATTAGAAGAAACGGATCAAAAGATTATTAAGGCAGTCGAAAAAACTGGAAAACTTGATCAAGAAATTAATGAATTACAAACATTAACAGATGTTGTGACTGGGAATACTGAAAACCATGTTAGCTTAGAACGGTATGTATTACAGGCATATTTTCAAGATGTCTTAGTAGCAGCCAATGTTCAGTTAGACCGGTTAACTAATGGTCGCTACCAGTTTGAATTAGCAACGGAAAGTCATGGGGCTGGTGCCAAGTGGAGTGGGCTTGAAGTTAATGTATATGATGATAATGCTGGTAGAACGCGAAGTGCCCGGACGCTTTCTGGTGGTGAAAGTTTTATGGCTTCACTTGCTCTTGCTTTAGCTCTTTGTCAGATTGTCCAAGAGCAAAGTGGGGGAATTAAGATTGATGCGCTCTTTATCGATGAAGGATTTGGTTCTCTTGATCAGCAAGCTCTTGAAGATGCTCTTCATTCCCTTCAAGAACTCGAAGGCCACCGGATGATTGGAATTATCAGTCATATCACTGAACTTGAGGAGCAAATTCCAGATCAGTTAATTGTTCGATCAAGAAATGGCCGTAGTTATGTCGCATATCAGCATGAAATATAA
- a CDS encoding exonuclease SbcCD subunit D, with translation MRFLHTADWHIGKTLNDFSLLDDQLATFKQIEAIAKDHQVDAIVIAGDLYDRSVPNEAAVKLLNQLLQDLNLTDHFPLLAISGNHDSAARLSTGTDWFAYQSFFLNTNINDAFTSVTIKDTQFFLLPFFGIQKVRNYFNDDKIKNVNDAMARITTEMEKHFDPDKRHVLIAHFFAAGSKRTADSETLIEVGGLSAVTTDVLAPFDYVALGHLHNRNALNDEKVKYSGSPMKFSVSEAKQEKGVWIVDTAPFKAEWVPLSPVHDIHLLKGSFAELATKPEEALREDFYDIELTDQERIPDVLNKLREYYPKIVSLHRTHQAKQVQLNLSKKRAQESPLDLLADFYSQTMGNDLTDRQKKWAEKALTQIMKGEE, from the coding sequence ATGCGTTTTTTACATACAGCTGATTGGCATATTGGCAAGACCTTAAACGATTTTAGCTTGCTTGATGATCAGCTAGCAACCTTTAAGCAGATTGAAGCAATTGCCAAAGACCACCAAGTTGATGCGATAGTGATTGCCGGAGATTTATATGATCGATCCGTACCCAATGAAGCAGCGGTTAAGCTCTTAAACCAGCTGTTGCAAGACTTAAATTTGACAGATCATTTTCCTTTACTAGCAATCAGTGGGAACCATGATTCAGCAGCCCGTTTAAGTACTGGGACTGATTGGTTTGCTTACCAATCCTTTTTCTTAAATACTAATATTAATGATGCTTTTACCTCAGTCACAATCAAAGATACCCAATTTTTCTTGTTACCATTCTTTGGGATTCAAAAAGTTCGCAATTACTTTAATGATGACAAGATTAAAAATGTCAATGATGCGATGGCGCGGATTACAACTGAGATGGAAAAGCATTTTGATCCTGATAAAAGGCATGTCCTCATCGCCCATTTCTTTGCGGCTGGAAGTAAGCGAACGGCTGATTCTGAAACTTTGATTGAGGTTGGCGGATTGAGTGCGGTCACGACAGATGTTTTAGCTCCCTTTGATTACGTTGCTCTTGGTCACCTTCATAATCGCAATGCTTTAAATGATGAAAAAGTTAAGTACAGTGGCTCTCCAATGAAATTTTCAGTATCGGAAGCCAAGCAAGAAAAGGGAGTTTGGATTGTTGATACAGCACCTTTTAAGGCCGAGTGGGTTCCATTATCACCAGTTCATGATATTCACCTTTTGAAAGGGAGTTTTGCTGAACTGGCTACAAAACCTGAAGAAGCATTACGGGAAGATTTTTATGACATTGAATTGACCGACCAAGAACGAATCCCCGATGTGCTAAACAAGTTACGCGAATACTATCCCAAGATTGTCAGCCTTCATCGGACACATCAGGCCAAGCAGGTTCAACTCAACCTTAGTAAGAAACGTGCTCAGGAATCGCCCCTTGATTTGCTTGCGGATTTTTATTCCCAAACGATGGGAAATGATTTAACTGACCGCCAAAAGAAGTGGGCAGAAAAGGCCTTGACTCAAATTATGAAAGGGGAGGAATAG
- a CDS encoding GH25 family lysozyme has protein sequence MALYFIDVFSGSADWIVTDPHAQGTIVKVSQGTGYLNPKYQYSLAKNAGRLLGLYHYAGGGNPIAEANYFLSHIQDKLGQAILAVDWEQYQNAAWGDTTWVRQFVDEIHRQTGIWPLIYVQESAIWQVANCVSDCGLWVAKYASMDWHSWTDSLGDEWHREKGRFITDRVLDLRWGVLPTSSVKCKILSEFNDFLRIYNIRDTIFRRNLCVFYIQLIGILARP, from the coding sequence ATGGCATTATATTTTATAGACGTTTTTTCAGGAAGTGCCGACTGGATCGTGACTGACCCTCATGCACAAGGCACGATTGTTAAAGTATCACAAGGGACTGGCTATCTAAATCCAAAGTACCAATATTCGTTGGCAAAGAATGCTGGTCGGCTTTTAGGACTCTACCATTATGCTGGTGGTGGCAACCCGATCGCGGAAGCAAATTATTTCTTATCGCATATTCAAGATAAGCTCGGCCAGGCAATTTTAGCCGTTGATTGGGAACAATATCAAAATGCTGCCTGGGGTGATACGACTTGGGTACGGCAATTTGTTGATGAAATTCACCGCCAAACGGGGATATGGCCATTGATCTATGTTCAAGAATCAGCAATTTGGCAAGTCGCAAATTGTGTCAGTGATTGTGGCCTTTGGGTAGCCAAGTATGCTTCGATGGATTGGCATTCGTGGACAGATTCCTTGGGCGATGAGTGGCACCGTGAAAAGGGACGTTTTATCACGGATCGCGTTCTTGATTTACGCTGGGGTGTACTGCCGACATCTTCTGTAAAATGTAAGATTTTAAGTGAATTTAACGATTTTTTGCGTATATATAATATTAGAGACACTATTTTCAGGAGGAACCTATGCGTTTTTTACATACAGCTGATTGGCATATTGGCAAGACCTTAA
- a CDS encoding tyrosine-protein phosphatase, giving the protein MVMVDLHCHLLPGIDDGSKSMEISLRLAKEATENGVTHALLTPHHMNGHYVNHKQDVLARTKDFQEELEKNNIPLTVFPGQEVRINGQLIEALDNDDILFADESGKYMMLEFPDNDVPHYTNQMIFNLQQRGITPVIVHPERNTKIMAEPDLLYQMLKKGCLSQITASSYVGTFGKKVEKFSKNLIATGQGYIFASDAHDLPGRKYEMRQAFEKLSREFGADVAQEYQDNARAIINGDEISRHQIKKIQQRKKLFGLF; this is encoded by the coding sequence ATGGTAATGGTTGATTTGCATTGTCACCTTCTGCCGGGGATTGATGATGGTTCAAAAAGTATGGAGATTTCATTGCGACTTGCAAAAGAAGCAACAGAAAACGGGGTTACCCATGCACTTTTGACTCCTCACCATATGAACGGGCACTATGTAAACCATAAACAAGACGTTTTAGCGCGAACAAAAGACTTTCAAGAAGAACTAGAGAAAAATAATATTCCACTAACTGTCTTTCCTGGACAAGAAGTGCGAATTAATGGTCAGCTAATTGAAGCCCTTGATAATGATGATATTTTATTCGCTGATGAGAGTGGGAAGTATATGATGCTGGAATTTCCAGACAATGATGTACCTCATTACACTAACCAGATGATTTTTAACCTTCAACAACGGGGGATTACGCCAGTGATTGTTCACCCTGAACGGAATACTAAGATCATGGCTGAACCGGACTTGCTTTATCAAATGCTGAAAAAAGGATGCCTGTCACAAATCACCGCTAGTTCCTATGTTGGTACATTTGGAAAAAAAGTCGAAAAATTCAGTAAAAACCTGATTGCGACTGGTCAAGGATATATCTTTGCTTCTGATGCTCATGACCTTCCGGGACGAAAATATGAAATGCGACAAGCCTTTGAAAAGTTATCGCGTGAATTTGGCGCTGACGTTGCTCAAGAATACCAAGATAACGCGCGAGCTATCATTAACGGGGATGAAATTAGTCGTCATCAGATTAAAAAGATTCAGCAACGTAAGAAATTGTTTGGATTATTTTAA